agtctcttcttggtagcctgctatccttcctctgagtgtttttgttttttgaagtaaggtttttctgtatagctctggtTGTTCTGAACAGTCTCagtagatcaaactggcctctaactcccaaTGATtgacctacctctgcctctgagtactgagattaaaggcctgtgccactaccacctggcatcCTTTACAATTCTTATGATGCAATTCTAACATTTGAATTCCACTGTAATTGACATTAGCTGATTATCTTATCACAATCAAATTACAGGTTTGCTGGAATTCTTATGCTAAcaattttaagaacattttagTTTGTATGAAAGGATCCTGTTGTTCCTGTGCTATTTTCCCAAGTGGTGTGGTTTTGGTTGTCAGATTCTAGAACAAAGAAcaatgcattctctctctctctctgtctctctctctctgtctctctctctctgtctctctgtctctctctctctctctctgtctctgcctctgtctctctctctctctttgtctctttctctcacacagacacacactatctatctatctatctatctatctatctatctatcttctatctatctatgtatgtatctatttacTCTTTCTTTCAGTTGCAAGAAGCTAAAGATGGCCCCATTGGACTTGTACTCCGTATGTAGCAGAAGCTTTAAGCCCCTAACCCTGTTGCTTCTGTCCCCTCAGGTCCTGAGATTGAGGAATACACCATTTTATATTCTGGCAAACTATGTGTGTTCATTTGGTAAGAATTTTACCTATAGCCAATAATCTATGTTCTTTTCCAATGTCTTTGTTCAAAATTTAAGAACAATGAGTGATAGCGTGAGGCTTctttctccctgctgctgctgtgcaagggaagagaacacagtactgacaaaaacaaacacagaaacaaatgagTTAGAAATGAACACAGAGAAGAGATGTTACCAGtgaattttgaaaaatacaaaatccaTTTAGAGAAGGATTGATAAGCTTTTCAATAAAGGGTGTTGGAGCAGGGAGTTATCTACTCGGAAATCCATAGAGAGGTGAGACCTCTATCAGAACAGTGAGTCAAAATGACTCACACACTCATAGCATCAAACTTTTAGAAGGCatgtagaagaaaatatttgaggctagGAGCATGCATTTAATTGTTAGCCTTGACACCAAAATTCTGATCCATAAGAGGAGAAATTAATAAGTTGTCTTGAGTCCGTGGATTTTAAGACAATGCATAAAACATGGGAACCATTTGTGGTCTAATGCTGATTGATTATACAATTGTATAGTTGAAAGGAACTGAATGTATGATTTAAATTCTACTTAATAACTTCTTACTTGCTAAATGTTCTTctataatatattcaaataagtatttttttcatattttcccaTTGCAAGTTATCATTTATCACTTGAAACACAAGATATTATGCTTCTCTGCATTGGCTAGGTTACAATGCTGAAACAGAGAAAAAGGGAATTTAGTAAAAACACCTACAAGCTTGGTTATTTATTGAGAAAACAGAAGTTGACTGAATAATTTGTTGCATGATTGAAAGAGACATTAGAAATAAAGTGTAGGATGTGGCTGGATGTATGGGTGGGAAAACAGGTATGCACTGGCATACCTTGTGTATGCTTGGTATACCCTGCTCCACAAGCAGTTAGGAAAAGAAGGTTCTGTTTTAACCTCTGTAATTATTTAGTATGAGTAACCAGAATACACTTTGCTTCcttatgcaaaaaagaaaacctcatagACAACTATAAGAAATAAGCCAGCttattagaataaaatttaataagcACCAAGAACTAAAATCACATGTCACATTAAATGTagtgacatttttataattcctgattgtttgatggttcttcttgctgttggtggtttattgtatttatgtgtaatagtataaatgtatatttaaaaaagaaaagtaacaaaaagaaaaaactgttaaaatagtaaaataaaataaatgatttctctTAGAAGATACAAGTTTGAAAATAAAGTATTGCtctatttcatgaaaaaaaaatgttaagtgatAAATAGCAGAAACACACCCCAGTTATCTGCTGTTCCATGGTGCTTGGAAGAAATATTTCCTCAATACTCctaaccccgcccccccctcGACACACACCCTCCAAGGTACATGGTGCTTTGAGCTAAAATTATCCCTCGGCTCTCACTAACTCCAATTGATGTCATCACTTGAAAAATGGCAGGAAATGGTCCCTGCGTTAAGTCTGATATACTTGCTTTTTCAAAAGCCTGAGTATCCTGTTCCCTTGTTGACAGGGGAAGAAACAGACTATGCAAGTGAGGAGGCTGACTGTTGGGGAAGCTACTGGAGGCATGGGTTCTCTGGTTTGGCTTAGAAGAGCAACCCACAGACCTAACCCAGAGAAATGATACCCAGGAGGAAAAGTATTGGCTTTGGGTGCCACATGTAATACCATAGAGTGAGTTAGTAACTATACCTAGTTGAAGTAGAACTTGATCGTGTAggttttgttttacctttgtCCCAAGTCTGTAGCGATGTCCAGACAAGAGACAGGGGAGAAATGAAAAAGATTTTTCAAGAGGAAGAAAGGCCTTTTCCAGTGAGGCCTTAGCCACAGGTGCTTTCGCAAGGACTTCAGCAGGAATTGTATCTGGGCTGTCCTCCATCCTGCCTAAAACTACAGAAGCTCAGCTCACAGTGGAAAGTGGGGCTGGAGGAAGATGCATGCAGTACACAGCAGCAAAAGTAGAATGAATTCAGTGCAGGAAGTTTCCACAAACTGACCAGGAAACATCTAACTCATGTTTTAAATTAGTCAAAAGTCAGTGTTGCTtttagggaaggaaaaaaaaaaaaaaaaaaaaaggaccacgCTTAACCGGGCCTGCAATGGGTTGGCAGAGTGGgtgcaaaatattaaaaaatcttCTGAGATACCAGCCAGTGGTGGCCAACTAAGCACTACTgggagaaggattttttttttccgattCACAGTCCTGTCCCTTTCCCAAGGACACTGCTACAGGGACACTTTGAACCAGAGCTAAATGATCCAGACCAGGGACGTGCTAAAGTAGACTTGGTTTGGCAGGGTTCCTGGCTCACAGCCTGACTCCTGTTAATGTCATTAGGAATTCTATGGGCTCCCGCCCCTAATAGTTAAAGTTACATCAAACACATTCCAGAAGTCAGAATGTTGGCACAGTAAACACATGAATCGAGGAGAGCTGGACTGCAAAACACATTCCTAATCTTAGGATACTAAGCCCCAAATAGGAGAAGAGTTACAGAAGGAAACTCAGCTGATAATGAAAGAAAAGTGCTGTCTTTTAAGGCACCACCACTAATTTTCCCAAGACAAAACTTTATTGGAGGCAGCAAGGGGTATCCTGAAAGGAGAGAGTTCTGCTTTCATCCCATGACTGCATGAAAGTGTGCGTCGTCAGAGCGAAGGTGAGAAGCAGATATGTTTCGTACATAAACCGCTCGGAGAGTGTTTACAACCATCTTTCTCAatttcattcccccccccccccctttaacaTGCACTTTGACTTCATGTGAGgggaaattaaacaaacaaataaacaaacaaaaagaaaaacttgccCCAACTGGGAATAGAGTTTCCCCCAGAGTTAATTAGGAAATGACGCAGCTGCCCTTTTCTTTAAAGGGGTTCTTGTCTTCTGGGATTCCCTTGACCAAGGGATCCTCTCCAGAGCGCTCTTCGATGTAGTTCTTTATTTCCTCAGAGCATTTGGACACCTGGAGCACAGAAAAAGGGGGAAAtcaagagaaataaattaggtCAAGGATATTGAACTTTCCCACTGGCTCTTGTGAggttcttatatatatatttaaaaataatgtatttttaaaaattctacctaTAACctaaaattttattctatttttatatgtcaTATACTCTATGAGAAAAGCACTTTATCattcaagaaatattttgaaagtcaCTGTTCATCCatgaaattttttattcttacttGTTCAGTGATTTCCTAACTCcctaaaatacaaatacaacaaATCTATCATGTTCAAATTCTCTGGATAACAGACAGATGTTAGACAGTCCCAGATGTTAAAGGCTGTGCCATACCACAGCTCTTACAGAGGGCTGCATACCATATTCCAGACCTCCACACAGTTGCACTGTTATTAGTACTCACGGAAGTGGTGGCAAAGGCTGATGGGAAATGCTAGACTTGTCCGCATGTCTCACTCTGAGTCTTGCCTCAGACCTCCTCTTacgagtaaaaaaaaaaaagattataataaAAGCTTTCCTAGAGGCTTGGCAGGAAATCAGCTTAAACTTGTCTTCTCACGGAAAAGAttgaatagatttttcttttctttttttctttctttaaaaaaaaattctatcctTAGGAGACAAGTATGCAGATTTAcgttttttaaaaggataataaATGAGGAGTGAAAAGCAAAACTGAGCGTTTGCAAAAAGGTCTGGTTTGTGAGTTAAAAGTTTGAAGTACTATTAACAATGGTTTGTTTGAGCCTTTGAGTGAGTTTCACTAAATATGGTTACATATATGTCTCCAAACATGCATAATTATTTATAAGTAAGTGTACACACCACAGTGTTGTCACATCATGGACAATCATGAAACATAAACtagtaattaaaaacataatgagattcaaaaataagcagaaatctcattatttcaatatttcctcCCCATACTGTAAAGCGCCGCTTACGTGGCAGTGTGTAGAACTTACTGGTCCAAAGTTCAAAACTAGGTCAAACTATTACAGGGATTGATGTGATAATACATGAGATTTCCAAGAATCTAACTGTTGCTGGCAGCTATAGTGTGTATGTCTTAAAGGAATTCTCAGAGCTGGTAAAGGGAGCGTGTGTTTCTAGTGAAACATCTGGATAAGCTCAGGGTCCccattgttcttgcagaggctcTTTCGCCGGGTTTCTGAAAATGTCTGCAATCTCTGAAAGTGGATACTTGCTCCTTCTCTGATGAAGAGGATCCATCTGACCAATGATTACTCACTGGAGCTAGATGTAACCTGTGAACTTGTCTCTTTGGCCTGAGCAGAGCACGTGCCTCAGGTGTTTGCCAAAGATTGGCAGGATAACTCGGAGGGCACCAGGAGAACCACTCCTGAAAGTACCTGCCTTGTGGTTCCCTGCGGTTTTAAGTGAGGAACTGCTTATCCTTTCGGGGAATGAagggtttttcttctttcaagtgAGGGGATGAATGGAATGTAAAGGCCACCATGCTTACTTGGCCTGACTACAATCCTCTATACTTTATACTGAAAATACAATGTTTGAGAACTGTGGGCAGTTAGATGGCCCTCTTTGGGTCCAGGAAGATTCACCGTAAGTCTTTCTGTCTTCCTAGAAGACACCTAGAGTTTTCTGAGTTGGACAGCCTGGGATGTAGGGTGTGTTCCAGGGGTGGGGTGGCTGACAGAGAGAAACTGTAAGTAAATGATGCTTGATTTTTATGCTGACACACCAGGATGCTGCCTGGTATCTAAATTGAAACTTG
The Acomys russatus chromosome 10, mAcoRus1.1, whole genome shotgun sequence genome window above contains:
- the Gng11 gene encoding guanine nucleotide-binding protein G(I)/G(S)/G(O) subunit gamma-11, producing the protein MPALHIEDLPEKEKLKMEVEQLRKEVKLQRQQVSKCSEEIKNYIEERSGEDPLVKGIPEDKNPFKEKGSCVIS